A window of Mixophyes fleayi isolate aMixFle1 chromosome 10, aMixFle1.hap1, whole genome shotgun sequence contains these coding sequences:
- the LRP4 gene encoding low-density lipoprotein receptor-related protein 4 isoform X1 has protein sequence MRGRVRGRLGADPEGMRLLEGSYLALVLLCLPGFSNTSECACGRNHFTCAVSAFGECTCIPAQWQCDGDNDCGDHSDEDGCMLPTCSPLDFHCDNGKCIRRSWVCDGDNDCEDDSDEQDCPPRECEEDEFSCQNGYCIRSLWHCDGDNDCGDNSDEQCDMRKCSEKEFGCNDGSCIAEHWFCDGDTDCKDGSDEESCPSDVPAPSCSMEEFQCAYGRCILDIYHCDGDDDCGDWSDESDCSSHQPCRSGEFMCNSGLCINSGWRCDGDADCDDQSDERNCTTSVCTADQFRCSSGRCVRLSWRCDGEDDCSDNSDEKGCEKTGTPQCAQDQFLCSNGRCIGQRKLCNGVNDCGDGSDESPQQNCRPRTGEENCNHNNGGCAQKCQTVRGLVQCTCQTGYRLMEDGRSCQDVNECAEEGYCSQGCSNSEGGFQCFCETGYQLRPDKRSCKALGPEPVLLFANRIDIRQVLPHRSEYTLLLNNLENAIALDFHHSHELVFWSDVTLDRIMSANLNGSNVEEVVSTGLESPGGLGIDWIHDKLFWTDSGTSRIEVSNLDGSHRKVILWNNLEKPRAIALNPMEGTIYWTDWGNTPRIEYASMDGSHRRVIADTHLFWPNGLTIDYAARHMYWVDAKHHVIERADLDGSNRKAVINQGLPHPFAITVFEDSLYWTDWHTKSINSANKFTGKNQEVIRSKLHFPMDIHTLHPQRQPIGKNRCGADNGGCSHLCLPSGDAFTCACPTGFRKTGPKTCAISLDKFLLFARRTDIRRISFDTNDLSDFVIPLSNVRSAVALDWDSSDDYIYWTDTNADSINRAKSDGSSQEVVIETSLESPAGLALDWVTQKLYWTDAGTDRIEVSNTDGSLRSVLIWENLDRPRDIVVDPVGGFMYWTDWGANPKIERAGMDASGRMVIISSNLTWPNGLAIDYESERLYWADAGMKTIESAKLDGADRMVLIGTDLPHPFGLTLYEDLIYWTDWQSKSIESAVRKTGLDRKTVRENLENLMDIHVFHRQRPQVRSACSIHNGGCSHICLLSPHPKGHSCACPTGVNLLGDGRICSSGMDRFLIFARRTDIRSVSLDIPYFADVVVPINVTMKNTIAVSVDPLEGLVYWADSTLRKISRASLDGSNHQDIITTGLVTTDGLAVDAIGRKVYWTDTGTNRIEVGNLDGSMRKVLVWQNLGSPRAIALYHEMGYMYWSDWGENAKLERAAMDGSDRKVLISMNLGWPNGLAVDKAGSQLLWADAHTERIEAADLMGRNRRILVSPVQHPYGLSLLGAHIYWTDWQTRKIQRADKDTGANVIVVRDNLPGLMDIQAVDRTHALGYNKCGDRNGGCSHLCLPNPASYSCACPTGILLKEDGRTCDPSPDTYLLFSSRDSIRRISLDTEDYTDVYMPIKQLNNVISLDYDSVEGQIYYTDVFLDVIRRVALDGTMMETIIGEGLKTTDGLSVDWVARNLYWTDTGANTIEVSRLDGRYRKVLINNSLDEPRAIAVFPRKGYLFWTDWGHVAKIERAHLDGSDRKVIVNTDLGWPNGLTLDYDTRRIYWVDAHLDRIENADLNGKTRQVLVSQVSHPFALTQEGRWIYWTDWQTKSIQRVDKYSGRSQETILGNMEGLMDIIVVSPLRQTGSNPCGVNNGGCSHLCFARSFDFVCACPDDLESEPCSTIPGFLPSAPQPTNNSDKISGPFSPNTQSEWGDGTPGVTAGSCSDEEASRGLCTAMGAVPASAGDRLRVPHIIAGCLSLLCLLFLICALLIYRHRRAKLSEPALGTLTYSNPSYRTSTQEVKIEAVHRPMASHLQRQRKEAVPDNGFTKEKIRILEGFGLLSGDESEWDDLKQVKPSRASILRDHVCIKTDTVSLQASTASFDLTETQQLLQEEQSETGSVTLPPSPERRVSLPDTGWRGRHLPSTESEV, from the exons GGTTCTCTAATACCTCGGAGTGTGCATGTGGGCGTAACCACTTCACCTGCGCTGTCAGTGCGTTTGGGGAATGCACGTGTATTCCAGCGCAGTGGCAGTGTGACGGCGACAATGACTGCGGGGATCACAGCGATGAAGATGGCTGCA TGCTTCCCACTTGCTCTCCGCTGGATTTTCACTGTGACAACGGGAAGTGCATCCGTCGCTCGTGGGTGTGCGATGGGGACAACGACTGTGAGGACGATTCTGACGAGCAGGACTGTC CTCCCCGAGAATGTGAGGAGGACGAATTTTCCTGTCAGAATGGATACTGTATCCGCAGCCTGTGGCACTGCGATGGGGACAATGATTGTGGAGACAACAGTGATGAGCAGTGTG ATATGAGGAAATGCTCAGAGAAGGAGTTTGGCTGCAATGATGGAAGCTGCATTGCTGAGCACTGGTTTTGTGATGGGGACACAGACTGCAAGGATGGATCGGATGAGGAATCTTGTC CCTCTGATGTCCCAGCCCCCAGCTGCAGCATGGAAGAGTTTCAATGCGCCTATGGACGCTGCATCCTGGACATTTATCACTgcgatggtgatgatgactgtggagactggtctgatgaatctgACTGCT CCTCCCATCAGCCTTGCCGCTCAGGAGAATTCATGTGCAACAGTGGCCTGTGTATCAACTCTGGCTGGCGCTGTGACGGAGACGCGGACTGTGACGATCAGTCTGATGAGAGGAACTGCA CGACCTCCGTGTGTACAGCAGACCAGTTCCGCTGCAGTTCAGGCCGCTGTGTACGGCTCTCCTGGAGATGTGATGGGGAAGATGATTGCTCCGACAATAGTGACGAGAAGGGCTGTGAAAAAACAG GAACTCCGCAGTGCGCTCAGGACCAGTTTTTGTGCAGTAATGGCCGCTGTATCGGACAGAGGAAGCTATGCAACGGAGTTAACGATTGTGGTGATGGCAGCGATGAGAGCCCGCAACAAAATTGTc GGCCTCGGACTGGAGAAGAGAATTGTAACCACAACAATGGCGGCTGCGCACAGAAGTGCCAGACGGTGCGCGGGTTGGTACAGTGTACGTGTCAGACAGGATACAGACTAATGGAAGACGGACGGTCATGCCAAG ATGTGAACGAGTGTGCGGAGGAAGGGTATTGTAGTCAAGGCTGCAGTAACTCAGAAGGAGGCTTCCAGTGCTTTTGTGAGACGGGATACCAACTGCGGCCGGATAAACGCAGCTGCAAGGCCCTGG GGCCAGAACCGGTTCTGCTCTTTGCCAATAGGATTGACATTCGGCAGGTCTTGCCGCATCGCTCTGAGTACACGTTGCTCCTCAACAACCTGGAGAATGCCATTGCCTTAGATTTTCACCACAGTCATGAGCTGGTGTTCTGGTCGGACGTTACACTGGACCGCATCATGAGCGCCAACCTTAATGGCAGCAATGTAGAAGAGGTGGTGTCTACAGGTCTCGAGAGTCCAG GGGGTTTGGGCATTGACTGGATCCATGACAAGCTGTTCTGGACAGACTCTGGAACCTCTCGCATTGAAGTGTCCAATCTGGACGGGTCTCACCGTAAGGTCATCCTCTGGAACAACTTGGAGAAGCCTCGAGCCATAGCTTTGAACCCAATGGAAGG CACCATCTACTGGACAGATTGGGGTAATACACCACGCATTGAATATGCCAGCATGGATGGCTCTCACAGACGTGTTATTGCGGATACTCATCTCTTCTGGCCCAATGGGCTGACCATTGATTACGCAGCTAGACACATGTACTGGGTGGATGCCAAGCACCATGTCATAGAGAGAGCAGATCTTGATGGATCCAATCGCAAAGCTGTCATCAACCAAG GTCTGCCGCACCCGTTTGCCATCACGGTATTTGAGGACAGTCTTTATTGGACTGATTGGCACACCAAAAGCATAAACAGTGCCAATAAATTCACGGGTAAGAACCAAGAGGTGATACGAAGTAAGCTGCACTTCCCGATGGATATTCACACCCTGCATCCGCAACGTCAGCCAATAG GGAAGAACCGCTGCGGTGCGGACAATGGCGGCTGCTCTCACCTCTGCCTCCCCAGTGGCGACGCGTTTACTTGTGCTTGCCCCACTGGGTTCCGCAAGACCGGACCCAAGACCTGTGCCATAA GTCTTGACAAGTTCCTGCTTTTTGCCCGAAGGACGGACATCCGAAGGATCAGCTTCGACACCAATGACCTATCCGATTTTGTCATCCCACTGTCCAATGTACGCAGTGCCGTCGCACTGGACTGGGACTCATCGGATGACTACATTTATTGGACTGACACCAACGCAGACTCCATCAACCGCGCAAAGTCAGATGGCAGCAGCCAGGAG GTCGTCATAGAGACCAGCTTGGAAAGTCCGGCTGGATTGGCATTGGACTGGGTTACACAGAAGCTGTACTGGACAGATGCAG GGACAGACCGGATAGAAGTTTCTAACACCGATGGTTCTCTGCGCAGTGTACTGATCTGGGAAAACTTAGACCGACCACGGGATATTGTGGTGGATCCAGTAGGAGG GTTCATGTACTGGACGGACTGGGGAGCCAATCCTAAGATTGAGCGGGCTGGGATGGACGCCTCTGGACGGATGGTCATCATCTCCTCCAACCTTACTTGGCCAAATGGACTGGCAATTGACTACGAGTCAGAGAGGCTTTATTGGGCTGATGCGGGCATGAAAACCATCGAATCTGCTAAACTCGACGGTGCTGACCGCATG GTGCTGATTGGAACAGACCTACCTCACCCCTTTGGTCTGACGTTGTATGAAGATCTTATTTACTGGACAGACTGGCAGTCGAAAAGCATTGAGAGTGCAGTTCGTAAGACCGGACTTGACCGCAAAACGGTGCGAGAGAACCTGGAGAATCTGATGGACATCCACGTTTTCCACCGCCAACGACCCCAGG TTCGCTCAGCTTGTTCCATACATAACGGAGGCTGCAGCCATATCTGTCTTCTCTCGCCTCACCCAAAAGGCCACAGTTGTGCCTGTCCCACCGGGGTTAATCTACTCGGAGACGGCAGGATCTGTTCCTCAG GAATGGATCGTTTTCTTATCTTTGCCCGGAGGACGGACATCCGCTCTGTCTCTTTGGATATCCCGTACTTTGCGGATGTTGTGGTCCCCATCAATGTGACCATGAAGAACACAATTGCCGTTAGTGTGGATCCTCTGGAAG GTTTGGTGTACTGGGCAGACAGCACGCTTCGGAAAATTAGCAGAGCATCGCTGGACGGATCGAACCATCAAGATATAATAACCACTG GCTTGGTGACCACGGATGGTCTGGCGGTGGATGCAATTGGCCGTAAAGTGTATTGGACAGACACAGGGACCAATCGGATTGAGGTGGGGAATTTGGATGGTTCCATGAGGAAAGTGCTGGTTTGGCAGAACCTAGGGAGTCCTAGAGCGATTGCCCTGTATCACGAGatggg ATACATGTACTGGTCAGACTGGGGGGAGAACGCCAAGCTGGAGAGAGCCGCGATGGATGGATCAGACCGCAAGGTTCTGATAAGCATGAACCTGGGTTGGCCCAATGGACTGGCAGTGGATAAAGCTGGCTCACAACTCCTATGGGCTGATGCACATACTGAG AGGATAGAGGCCGCTGATCTGATGGGAAGGAACAGACGGATCCTGGTCTCTCCAGTCCAGCATCCATATGGCCTAAGTCTTCTCGGCGCACATATATACTGGACAGACTGGCAGACACGCAAAATCCAAAGGGCAGATAAAGACACCGGGGCAAATGTCATTGTGGTCAGGGACAACCTGCCCGGTCTCATGGACATCCAGGCGGTGGACCGGACTCACGCTCTGG GATACAACAAGTGCGGGGACAGAAATGGTGGCTGCTCTCATCTCTGTCTGCCAAACCCTGCCAGTTACTCCTGTGCTTGTCCCACCGgcatcctgctgaaagaggatgGGAGGACCTGTGACCCGTCTCCTGACACATATCTACTGTTCTCCAGCCGCGACTCCATCCGTAGGATCTCTCTGGACACCGAGGACTATACCGATGTCTATATGCCTATCAAGCAATTGAACAATGTCATCTCTCTGGATTATGATAGCGTGGAAGGACAAATCTACTATACGGATGTTTTCCTGGATGTGATCAG GAGAGTGGCTCTTGATGGCACCATGATGGAGACCATCATTGGCGAGGGGCTAAAGACTACAGATGGGCTTTCTGTGGACTGGGTAGCCAGAAATCTGTACTGGACGGACACAGGTGCAAACACTATTGAGGTGTCACGGTTGGATGGGAGATACCGGAAGGTGCTAATTAACAACAGCCTCGATGAGCCTCGTGCCATTGCCGTGTTTCCTAGAAAAGG ATACCTCTTCTGGACGGACTGGGGACATGTTGCCAAAATTGAGAGGGCTCACCTGGATGGTTCTGACCGCAAGGTCATTGTTAACACTGATCTTGGATGGCCCAATGGACTGACCTTGGACTATGACACCCGGAG GATTTATTGGGTAGACGCTCACTTGGATCGCATAGAGAATGCAGATCTGAATGGAAAGACCCGTCAGGTGCTCGTCAGTCAGGTCTCCCACCCTTTTGCCCTCACGCAG GAGGGCCGCTGGATCTATTGGACTGATTGGCAGACGAAATCCATCCAGAGGGTGGACAAATACTCCGGGAGGAGCCAAGAAACCATTTTGGGCAACATGGAAGGACTGATGGACATCATTGTGGTGTCTCCGCTGAGGCAGACGG GTAGTAATCCCTGTGGAGTCAATAATGGCGGCTGTTCCCACCTCTGCTTTGCTCGAAGTTTTGACTTTGTGTGCGCCTGTCCGGATGACCTGGAGTCTGAGCCCTGCTCAACTA ttCCTGGATTTTTACCTTCAGCTCCTCAGCCAACAAACAATAGTGATAAAATCTCCGGGCCCTTCAGTCCCAACACCCAGAGTGAGTGGGGTGACGGTACGCCAGGGGTGACTGCAGGAAG CTGCTCAGACGAGGAGGCTTCAAGAGGTCTCTGTACCGCCATGGGAGCTGTGCCAGCCAGCGCAG GGGACAGACTGCGTGTACCGCACATTATTGCCGGATGCCTCTCTCTGCTGTGTCTGCTCTTTCTGATCTGCGCTCTGCTAATCTACAG GCATCGCCGTGCAAAACTGTCAGAGCCGGCACTGGGCACCCTCACCTACAGCAACCCCTCCTACCGCACATCTACACAAGAGGTGAAAATCGAGGCGGTACACAGACCCATGGCTAGTCATCTGCAGCGGCAGCGCAAAGAG